In the genome of Bremerella sp. P1, the window CAGAAGCTCACTCGCATCGCCCGTCGGCACTTCGTCAAAGATGAACGTTCGGATTTGACCACCCGTGCTGGTGATCTGGAAAGTCTTGCCTTCGGTGATTTGACTCACGTCAAAGCCCGACACGTCAATGACTTTACCGGTCTGGAAGACGATATCTTCCGTGTCCGATCCGACCAATTCAAAGCTCAGGCCATCGTAGACAAACTGGCCACCGAGCGGATTGAGGTCAAAGACGAACTCGTTCCCGAAATCCAACTCGTACACGACCGTACCGTTGACATCAGTCACGGCAAAGTTCATCCCGTCGGTCAATGTCGCGATCGGAGTCAGCGGAGCCCCAGTCGTTGCCCCCGCGACTTGAATCGCGTTGCTGGCACCCTGAGCATCGAACGACGTATCAACCCGTCCAGTCGGCGTCGCATTCGACTGACTGGGATTGTTCGTAAGAACATTCCCGACATTGAACGCGCCTCCAGTCAACAGGTTCTCCGGCGTACCGAGTTGAATGCCGTCATCGAATTCACTGGCATCCATCTCGAACAACATATTCGAGGTCGGGGCGGTAGGACTGCTGCTATTGCCACGATTACCGATCGCCCAAAGCTGCAAGTTAGCGGCACTCTGATTCGGTCCCGGAGGATTTTGGAAGGTCGTGCCCAGGAACTGATACCCAAAACCGACACCACTAGCGACGTTGTTCGGATCGGTCTTCTGATCGAGATACAACTTGCCATCCGCGGCCTGATAATAGGTCGCCAGACCGTCGTCATATTGATCAACAATCGACGCATCGCCCGTGTCGATGGTCAGGAAGTTACCCGATTCGGCATCGGTAATACGGCCAGTCCTGTCGACAGAGTAAGCATGAAGCAAACCGTTGGGCGCCATGATGACGTCGCCAACACCGAAGCCGAACGTACCAATATTGGCCTCTTGAGCACCGGTAAACGGATCAACCGCGAACAGGCGTGTTGTGGTGTTGTTGACGGCCTGCGTCAGGAACAGCGTAAAGTCGCCCAGGACGTACGGGTTGGCGTTGGAGTTGTCGACGATGCTCGTCGAATCAGGCGCAGCCGGCGTAGAATAGAAGCCACTGCTGATGTGATCTTCCACGATTCGATGCACCGAGTTGATCGGTTCCAAACGAACCAGCGTATTGGTCGCGTTCGACTGGAAGAACTGATTCATCTGAATCGAAGTTCGTTCCTGCGAGCTAACGGCGACATAGTAAGTAATCGGGTTATCAGGCGTACCCGCTGGCAGCATGATCGTGCCCAGGTACGGGTCACCATTGCTATCGGAACCTCGACTTAGGTCAGCCAGTTCATCGGCATCCGGGGTCTGTGGGTGAATCAGATCATCGTTCACCGCACCACTGTCGCTGATGAAGATCAACTGACCGGTGGAGCTATAAACCGAAACAATCGTATTCGCGTTGCCAAGAGAGTTGGCGTAATCGAGATCGATGACGAGCGATCCCCATTCACTGGTAGCACTCGTACCACCAATGCTTTGAATCGCATCGAAGTCGAATCCAACTTGATACCAGTCGACATCGGAACCGCCTGTATCTAGATTACCGGCAACGCTGATCGCAGCGCGGTCCGAGTTGAGGACATTCCCCAAACCTTGAGCGCCACCGAGCGTCCCATTGGCGCCACTGATTTCGGACGACTCACCCAGCACTGGCGAATGGCCTGGCTGACCGTAAATCGCGATACCGTTCTCGGCGTAGCGAATGTCGGCAAACTGAATCGACGAACCAGCAAGCTCATCCACTTCACGCAACCGGACGTTGAGCTGATACACACCATTGGTGTTACCGGCTTGCACGTTTCCGTTGACCGAAGTCAAGTCATCGGTATTGGCACGAACGCGAATGTGGTAGGTACGAGCCGTTCCCGTCTGACCTGGCAGCACGACTCGCATACCGGCGTCGCGCGGGTTGGTCGACCAGAAGTCTTCTTCGTAGAAGCCCGACTTCTGCAGTGGATTGGTGACCTTCAACAGCGAGTTCTGGCCATAGAAGCTATTGCCAGACTGATCGTAGGAATTGGTCGAGGCAGCCAGCACGTTACCGTTACCGTCTACCAGTTCGACAACCGCATCCAGGTAGTAGCTCGTTCGATCGAGGTCGAACCATACTTCGGTACCCGGTTCGGCAACGAAGCTGTAGACGTCGACGTCTGATTTGTTGCTGAGATAACCGTTGACCTCAAAGCCCAAACGACGATTATCATCGCCACCATACTCATCAGGAGCCAAGCGTCCCAGCGACTGGGCGGTCTGCGGAGAGCCGTTCACGCCCTGACCGGTCAGGTTATTGGCTTCCGCTTCAACAATCACCTTTACATTGCGATCATTGGCGAACTGATCGATGGTCAGGCCTTCCCACGAACCAGGCAGCGGAATCGCAGCACCTGCGTCAACGCCGGCAATACCGTCGTTGTTGGTGTCGTTCTGAGCCGTTCCGTTTTGCGTGAAGCCTGCACCGACGGAATCGTCACGCACGTCGGTGAAGACCACGGGGAACCCAGGCTGGCCAACCACGTGCAGCATACCACCGATACGATCATCGATATCCAATTGGCGGCCGGTCGCCACAAAGCCGGCATTCGCACCCTGCAACTTCACCACCAAGCTTTCGGTAGCCGAGCTTTCCAGGCGGATACCACCGTAGGTGTGGAAGTCGGTCGAGTAAATCGTGCTGAACAAAGCATGGACGATGTCGGTATCGTCCCACACGCTTTGCGTGGTCAGCGTGCCACCGCGAACGACCATGGCATTCAGATCGTTGTCGGTGAGCAGGTTGCGGCGAATGAGTGCACCCTGGTTGTCACCCAGACCACGTTGTCGGTCGAGGTTACCGGTCGAACGGCCCCAGTCGACGATCAGGTCGTAGCTCAACGAGCTGGTATCAACGTTCAAGACGTTGGCATCGTTGAAGCGGAAGTTATTGGCGACAATGATCGGCTGCGAATCACGGACAAAGATAACCGCGTCGCCGTTGCTCATGTGGCCATTACGAGTTGAACCGCCGACACCCGCGCCCTGACCATCTTCGTTGTACTCAAAGATCGAGTTCGTGACACGGACCTTGGCCTGGTGAATTTCAACTACGTTGAAGTGGGCCTGGCCGCCGTCGATATTCGATTCGCCACCGCCGTAGGCCAGCACGGCATTGTCGATACTACCACTCGATACGTGGGCGAAGTAGATACCGCTCCAATCGCCAGCCGCTGGCACCGTTAGGTCGCCATCATTATTGGTATCGAACGTACCACCAAAGCCATAGCGATCGTCACGCAGCGACGTGAAGACGACTGGTCGTCCAGCCGTACCTTCGGCAATGAAGCTGGCTCCCATCTCGACTTCGATTCGACCAGCGTTGAGCTTAACGACAACGTTGGGATCGACGACCAGGCTCGAATCGTAGCGGGCATCGTAGATGACATCGACGACAATGCCGCCGTTACCACCCGCGTAGGATGCCGTGTAGTTACCGCTGATGCGAATGTTGCCATTGGTCGCGACGGGATCGATATCCAGGAAGAATGGACCACCGAATGCAGGCGCGACAAACGCCTGCTCTAGACGGAAACGCGTAATCAGAAAAGCGATCTGCTCTGCCAAGGCGGCTTCCGTGAAGATCCCGGTAGAAACTCCACCTGTCGGAACAATCTCAACACCTAAGTCGGTGTACATCTTCATATCATCGAGATCGATCAGATATACGGTATCTCCGGTTGCCACCGTAGGATTCGTCGAATTGACAAACTCGATAACCAGAGTACGTGTGTCTCCCTCATCCGATACCGCGTCGAAGCTCAACGTCGAACCTGCGGTGACTCCCGAAAGGTGCGGAACCTTAACTTCGACTTCAGCGGTTGTTGAGGCACCGCCTGGTGTCGAGTTGATGTGCAAGGCTTCCTGGATCACGTAGACGATATCGGTATCATCGAAGCGAGCCGCAACCGTCAACTCTTCCAGTGGAGCACCAGGTGCCGAGACAATCCGCACCAACATACCGTTGACCGAATTCTGAACGACACGGTTACCGAAGATATCAGGACCGACACGGGTGACATCTGGAGTAAACGACGCCGGAGCACCATTGAAGACGGTGTAATTTGATTCCTCGAAGCTGTTCGGATCAGCCGACAACGCAGCACCCGAGCTCAGACGGATAATGTTGTAGTTGATCGTCGGCCGAGCTTCTTCCATGTAGATCGGAGCCAGCGAAACGTCGGCACCATCGACTTCGGCGATACCGCCCGCATAGCGGAATTCGGCACCGATCACCGAGTTCAGGAAGATACCAGCATCCTCAAACGTACCTCGCGACTGCTCGCGATCGACTTCTTGATTGAAGAGAATACCGCCCCAATTGCCCGGACCAGCGTCAGCCGAGGTGTAGCTTGCATGACCGACCAACTCTGCGGTCGGATCGTTGAGCAAGGTCGTTTCACGGTACGAAGTCAAAGTCACGCGACGATTCGTGCGTGCGTCATCCTGAGTAACCGTACCTCCGGTTTGAGTATTGGGATCGTAGCGTTCTGGAATACCCAGGATTTGCAGTGCAGCAAAGCTGCGATCATCGACGACCGAAGTACTACCAACTTGAATACTGGAGTTGGCAAACTTAAGAATTGCTCCTTCGTCGATCATCATGGTCACCCCTTTGGGCAACACGATATCGACACCATCTTTAAGCGGAGCGTTGTTCAGCGGATTACGACCGATCAGGTAGGCAATATTGTCTGCCAGCGTATCCTGATCGTCGCCAACGGCTCCGAGGCCGATCACGCGAATCACGTCGCCACGGTCGGCGTTTTCAGCAGCCGTAATGGCGGCACCAATGGTGGAAAACGGCTGGGTGATCGAACCGGTCTGGGTCGTTCCGGTGTAGGTTGCGTCGACAAATAACGTACGTGGTGCGGTGTTCGAGAGGCCCGTGTAGGTCGAAGGCTCGGCACGGAACCAGAAGTTGAACGCACCACCGGCGGTACCGTCGAGATCGCCATCAATCGCAGCACCTGCGGCGGCACCGCTGGTCACGACGATCGACTGTGCCAGAATGATACCTGGATCCAGGGTGATCGGATTGTTGGTGGCCAGGTTTCGCAGTTCGATACGATTACCGGTCGACGAAGCCACCACGTTGAAGCTGGCATTGTTGATCGCACTGACCAACGCCGAAACCACTTCGCTTTGCAGCATTCCAGTCGTCAGTGCAACCCGCTCATTGTTCGAGTTGTTGAGATTGCTATCGAAGTCAATTTCGAAGGTACGGGTGATTTGGCCGTCACGCAGGATGATCGTTTGACCATCACTGAAGCCTGCTCCGCCCGTACGAACAACCATCGTGTTGAGCTGCGAAACCGTTGCCCCGGTGTCACGAATCGAGTCGTTCAAAGTTGGAGCGAACCGAATTTGCAGTTGGTATTCGCCTTGCGAGGTACCACCGAACCCGGAGTCTTCGATGTTTGGATCGTAAACATCGTTGCCACTAGCCGAGACACCGATGAAGTACGTTCCTGGTTGTAGCGTGATTTCCAGGAAGGAGTCTTCGCTGTAGTAGTCGTTGTTACGTGCCAGCGCGGTGTAGGAACCGTCACCGTTGAGTCGATACAGCGTCAGCGTCGCATCGAGTCGGCTTGAATCGGCCAGGCGTTCGGCAACGATTTCCGCCGACAACTTGCCTGATTCGGTCAAGTCGAAGCGGTACATATCGATATCGATCACGTCCGGACGATAGAGATGCTGCAGGTGGGTGATGTCGAAATCACCCGGCAAGAGTGATTCCGCGGCGATCCCGAAATTCAGATTGCCATCGTCACCCATGATTGTGCCCGGTGGCAGATCGTAGGTGTGATCCAAGCCCAGCAAGTGACCGATTTCATGGAAGGCCGTCTGTTGCCACAAGGCACCGACTTCATCGTCTCCCGGTTGATCATGGTCGGCAGTCTCCATGATGGCGAGGCCAGACCCAGCCAACCCGATTGGGCCATTCGGACCGGTATCAATGCCAGGGCTCAAGCCACGGAGGTCACCGGTAACAACACCCAATGCGGCAACAATATCGCTGGGCACTTCGACGAACTCGATACCAGCATAGAAACCGTAGATCTCGAAGACCTCGCGGGCTCGCTTCTTCTGCTCTTCGGTAATCTGGTTCTGAAACGGCTCGCCGGTTGGGCTGGCCGGATCCGTACCGTATTCGTCTGGGAAGTTGTAGGTGAGAACCGTGACACCCAAACCGTTGGCATCACCACCTCCAAGATGGAGTTCGCCGCCCAGTTCGATATCGCGATGCCCCGGTTCGTCATTACCACCGGGCAGATTGATATTGTACGGATTAACGTTGCTAATTTCACCACGGATCACCAGCGCTTGGGTACGATCGACGATCAGGCCAGTCGACTTGCTTCCCAGCACCATGCTCACACGGTTGCCGTCGGTACCACGAAGCTGAGAACGATCTGGACTAAAGCCAACAACCGTATCGGCGCTAACCAGGAATGTTCCGGAAGCCTCGGCATTGATCGCGGCACGAATGGCGATGGCCAAGTCGTTCGTGGAAGACCCCAGACCGCTGATATCGATCGGAATGTTCCCAGGTGTGAAGTCCAAGATGTCATCGGTCAACTCGAACGTCCGTAGATTGCCACGTCCATCATCAATGGTGAAGGTAGTATGATTGACGTCGGCCTCTAGGTCACCGTCGACGTCAATGGTGGCACCACGCGTGACTCGAAATTCGTGGTTGCCAGAAAACAAGTTCGTAGGATTGGCGGTGGTACCGTAATCCTCGAAACCAGATTCGTTCTGCAATGTACCGATGAAGCTCGACAGGTTGGTCGCTGTGTCGAAGCTCGAGTTCTGCTCAGGTGCTTCGGTGACCAGGTCAAGGATCTGCGATCCCTTGCTGGCGATACCGCGCACGCCGACTTGCAGACGGAAGACCGTTGCGTAGCCGGCGTTGGAATCGGCCGTGCTGATGAGTTCTTCAATGGGATCAGCAAACTGCAGCATTGCCAGGTCGAGGTCGGCGTCGTAGATGACACTCGTCGGATAGAATGCCTGCGAATCGTTCCCCAGTCCCAAATCGTTATTAGTAGCCGTGCTGCTGCTGTCGGCCCGCTGGAACGTCAGTTGGTAATAGTCGGGATTGGTCGCCAGAGTCGGGTCGAGATCGTCGTCGTTGAAGTAGACGTAGATCATGTCCCGTGCGATTTCGAGTTCGCCGGTGGTCTGGTTTCGAGTGACGGGCTGCGGCACAACCGACATCACTTGAGGAGCCAGGTTCAGCTCGAAGTTGCGCGTAAAGGCCTCTGCGGACTGACCTTCCAAGTCCTGCAGCGCGCTGGTGATTTGAATGCGGTAGAGGTCGTCCGGAAGAGCCTCGCCAAATCGGACAACCACCTGGTTTGGCTGATCGCCAATACCGATGAAACCCTCGAAATTCGAGTTGGGACCGGTGATCTGAACGTCGTCAGCCGTGCCCAGTTGACCGTCCAAACCAGCGCGGAAAATCTCGATGCCGTCCGCGAGAGTCGTCGGATCGATCAGGTCGCCAGCGTCGGTGACTTCCGCAAAGTTGAACGTCAGCGATCGCGGCGAAATACCCCGAACATCGTTCTCTTGCAGTAGTTCACCACTGTTGGGTTGAATACCCACAAGTTGCGGAACCACGTCCGAAGCCAACAATTCGCGCTTCTCCAGCGGCTCATGCTTCATAGAGCGCTGTTTGGTCTGACGAAGAAGACGGTTCTTCTTGTTGAGATCACGACGTTGGGCACGGGTAAGCTTACTCGCATGACGAATGGTCATTTGGCAAACCTTTTATCTTCGTTAAAGCTGGAGGCTCGAGTAGTTAGGTTGGACAGCAACATCCTGTCGCGGATCGGGAGACAAGTCCTGAGGCTCACAATTTCAGGGAAGGCAAATGCCAACAGGCGAAAAAGGGAGACATTTGGTAAACCCAAGTCGGATTATAATTACCCAAATTAACACAGCAAATTCTAACGGGGGGGCAACCTTCCATTTCGCCCATTTAACTCAAATTACTTGCTCAATCGGCCCTGGCTATTGAGAGAAATGCCCAACCAGCCAGAAACCACCGCTAAACCATTGCTGTTGTTGTACTTAGGAATCAACTTCCGCCGCATTCTTTGCCGCGGTAGCGGCGAGAAAACAGGGCTTGTCGACGTTTTGACGCCCTGACCTGCGTGCTAGTTCCCGCATTTCCCCTAGAATCTTGCCAATCGAACTAAATCTTAGAGGGGGAACATGCCGACAGGGCGTTCCGGCCGATTGGTCAATCCACAGCACGTATTTTTGCGCAAACCCATAAAAAAAGCCCCCCTAATAAGGGAGGCTTTCTCGAATTGAAAATTGGGCCGAGAATTAATAGCTCAGCAGTTCCTTATCCCACTCTGGGTCAGCGAAGACGTCATCTTCTGCTTCACCTTCGGAGGATGCGAGCTCAAGGTCGTCGCTGTCGCTCCAGAGCAGGTCACTCTGGTCGCTTTCCAGCGAGCTGAAGGCCAGTTCGGTCGTTATTTCATCTGGAACGACCTGAGTCTCAACCGTTTCCGAATCGCCCGTCTCCGAGGCAATCACCAGATCTGAAGCAACGACCTGGAACTTGCCATAAGTTTGCGAGACAGGTGCCGTCGGACTGACAATCGCTTGCTCTTCTTCCACGATCGGAGCCGCAACTTCGATCACAGGCATAGCGGCAAGCGTCTCGACCGATTCACTAACGACCGGTTCTTGCTCCAGCGATTCGCCGTGCGAATTGTAGGTCGCCAGGATATCCGACATCTTCAGCAAGTCGAGTGCTGAGAAGCGTCCGTCGGCATTGATATCGATGAACATGTTGAAGTTCGTCGAACCACTTCCGAAGTTTGGTAGAGAACGCGAACCAGCGGTACGCAGTTCCTTCAGAATCGTAACGTAGTCCAAGCTGGTAATGCTGCCGTCATTGTTGACGTCCGCGGCCTGGGTCTTGTTGTTGAAGGCCAACAGGCTGGCCGAAGCGGGTGCAGCCAGTGGATCAACCGGAGCAACCAAGGTCACCGTGGCGGTTTCCATGACACCAGCGGAATCTTGAACTGTGTACTCGAAGGTAATGTCTTCGGTCAGATCCATGACGCCGGCCGCATCAAAGATGATTCGCGTCCCGTCGGCCGAGACATAAATGTCCAGCGGTGGAACTTCAACCGGGCTGATGTTGGCCACACTGCCTGGGACGATCGTCAGCGAGCGATTGAAGAAGCTGCTGTCGTTGGCCAAGACATTGAAGACCTGTCCGTCGGTGTCTTCTTCGTAAGTGAAGACATCGTCCAGAGCGACCAGGCCGTTGTCAGGATCCTGGCTGATGAAAACTTTGTAGTCTTCGATTTCACCGAAGGAATCGTCTGCCGTTGCGCCGATGTTCAGCGTTGGACCAACGCGGAACCGCATGTTGGCTGCCAGGCGAGCGGCATCCGGCAGAACCGAGTCGTCAAAGACCGTGGATGGGATGCTGAACGTGTAGTCAGCCTGTCCCGGAGTCAGCTTGACGTTGGTAAAGATGCGTTCATTGTCCGTGAACACATTGTCTTTGTTGAAGTCGAGCCACGCGTTCATGACGACATTGTTGTGAACGACACTCGAAGTGATGGAAACCGTGTTGGTTCCCTTCTGAATGCCGTTTCCGAAGAACACACCGTCGTCAGCGATGGGGCTGGCACCCAGGTAAGCACCCTGAGCGACCGGCGTGGTTCCGCCAAGTCCACTGTCACCAGTATCGGAACCGGCAATCACGCCGAACTCAAGCGGAGCACTCAGCGTAGCCGAACCGTCATCTTCGATGGTCACGAAAATCGGGGTCGTCGTCGTTACGACAGCACCTGGGCTTGGAACCGGCAGAATTTCAAACGTTCCGGAATAGGCCGAACGCAGGACAAACTGACCAGCGGCATTGGCGGTCGCGGTTGGTTCGCAAAGACCAATCAGGCCGTCACCGTTGTAGTCGATGAAGAACTTCGCACCACCGACACCCATTTCGATCGGATCGTGGAAGCCGTCCATGTTCAAGTCTTCAAAGGCCAGACCGACCAGGCCTTGAGTGGTTCCACCAGGGACATCAGCGGCCGGCATCAGTTCGTCATTGTAGAACGCGATGTTTGCGCCAGCGACGGAAATTGGCTCACCGACGTAACGCTGTTCCAGCGTGGAAAGATCACTATCGACGACGCTGTAGTAGTATGTCGCGTCACCGACATCGACCATCGTATCGGTGATTCCCAGCAACTGCCCTTCGACGGTCACTTCAAAGCCGTCAAGAGGATCGAGTCCAGTCTGGGCGATCGCGGTCAAAGCGCCCGTTGGCAGGAAGTCGTGGTAGGCGGTATCACCACCGGAGGCACCCACCCACAGGTCAAGCCCACGATCATTAACGGCATCGGCGATGTTATTTTCAACCGTCGCCCACAAGGCCATTTCCGTGTCCGTGAGGCCATCGGTCACGGCATCTTCACCAGAAAGAATAATGATCAGGTCGTGCGAGATCAATTCATTGAAGACGGTCGGATCAATGAAGTTGATGTTATAGAAGTCGGTACGTTCGTAACCGGTTGCTTCCTGGGTACCGTTGGTGAACGACCAGGCAACATTGCCGTTACCCACAACCGCAATCGAGTATTCCGACTTCGGAATCTCGGTTGCCGTTCCGCTTCCACGCAGGAAGTCGAGGATGGCCTCGTCGTAGCCCAGCTGTCCTGGGTTGGCACCGTCGAGGATGGCATTGTTCGATGCGAAGAAGTTACCGCCAATAGCACCGGCGAAGGAAGTGGTTCCTTCCGGCAATGCGACACCGCAAACATCGACGCCGCTCACACCGATACCAGCACCCAACGCGACGGTCACATTGGCGTCGGTAATGTCGTAGAAGACATTGCCGATGGCTTCAATGCGGAAACGAACCAGGCTGGAAGCGACATTCGGAATGGCCAACTCTTCACTGCCATCGTTGGCCGTGCTGTCGACGACCGTTTCGGTGAAGGTCAAACCGCCGTCGACGGACATCGTAATACGGACGTTCTGGGTATCGATCGGAGCAGCATCCGTACCGGCGACATCCCAGGTGAAGGTAAACAAGTCTCCGCCAACAAGGTTTTCACCCCCAGCTGGCATGGTGAACTGGAACGGGGCACCGGTATCGACGACCGTCACGAGCATATCGTCGTTATTGATTGCCGTGTAAGTCCCGTTGTTATCGCGAACGGTAACACGGAAGTTCAGATCACGATCCGTCGTGGGATAAGTTTCACCAACCGAGAGCGTGTTGTTCAGCACGTCATCGTAGGCGGGGAAGTATCGCGATGGATCGGAGGTTGGTTCGACGAACTTGAAAATCGCGTTCGCTCCGGTATCACCCGATGCGAGAGGAGCTCCGGTACCGGCGTCCATCTGCTCCCAAGAGTAGGTCAACGCGTTGCCTTCGGGATCGGAACCGGTTGCCGTCAGCACAAACGGAGTGTTGGCTGGAATGACGTAGTCGGCACCAGCGTCCACGGTCGGGATCGCATTACCCGTGGTGATTCGCGTACCGACGGTTGGAATCGTGTCGTCGACGTAGCTGATGATTTGCTCGAAGCTAAACGCACTGAAGTACGGCACCGAGTTGGCGGCCACATCGTCGACACCGCAGATACCGGCGTAACCCATGATCGTCGAACCGCTACCTGGCTCGACCGCGGCTCCCGTACCTTCTGAGTTCGGACCGCCACAGTATGACCAGGTATGGTTGGCACTGAACTGGTGTCCGATTTCGTGCGAAACGTAGTCGACATAGAAGACATCGGCATCAAGCACATCGAGAACGGTCGCCCCCATGGCTTTCTGGCCATTCAAACCGACAGGCCCCGGGCCATAACCACCCAGGCCGGCAGGGCTGTATCCAAACACATGACCGATGTCATAGTTGGCCGCACCAATGGCGTTATCGACGGCGGTTTGGTTTTCCGTCGCCATCGTGATCACATCGTTGAACGTGTTCGCGGTGGTGAACGGGTCGGTTCCAGCGTTGGTATAGATGATCTGATCGTTGTTGGCGACCAATTCAAATCGGATACCCACTTCCGACTCGTAGATACCGGTGATTCGGTTGATCGCCGTGGTCACAGCAGCCAGACCGTCAGCAACCGTTCCACCAAACTGTGCCGTGTATTCACCCGTCGCGGAAATGGCCGTGGCGTAAACGCGTAGTTCATCACCGCTGCTGCGAGAGAACGAATCAGCAGTGGTACCGCGGCTCGTCAAATCGAGGCTACTGCTACCTTCATCTTCATGAATGTGAGCATCGATAATATCGTTAACCGATGTCTCAATACCTGGACTGACCGCATCGCTGCGGAAGTACGAAGTGTAGAAGTCATCTTCCAGGTGATAATAAGGATCGATCAGGTACGATCCGTCCTGATTGAGCACCTGGGCATGGAAACCGTGCGGAGTGATATCCATGCGGAGATTGCCATAGTCGTTATCCAGCGAGTAACCGACAAACGTCATGATGTCGGTGTACTTGGCGGCTAGATCGGGATGCATGACGCTGGTCGAGTAGACCGCAAAGCTCTCGAACGTACCATCTGGGGTCGGTAGCTCGACGACGACACCGTCTTCGCCCGAGAATTCGCCAGGGGCCGTTTCGAGCAGGCTACGCATCGCGTCGACATCGAGGGACAACCCTTTATACGTCGTCGCAGTCACCTTGGCATAAGCCCCCGATTCGCTCGCTGGGATCATTTCCAGCGATTCCCACAAATCGGCGGAGAGCATCGACCGAATTTCTAACTGTTCTAACTCACTTCGATGCACGTCATTGTGGCGACGCTTAGAGGATTTACGGTTGCCGCGGCGCTTCATG includes:
- a CDS encoding reprolysin-like metallopeptidase, encoding MLSADLWESLEMIPASESGAYAKVTATTYKGLSLDVDAMRSLLETAPGEFSGEDGVVVELPTPDGTFESFAVYSTSVMHPDLAAKYTDIMTFVGYSLDNDYGNLRMDITPHGFHAQVLNQDGSYLIDPYYHLEDDFYTSYFRSDAVSPGIETSVNDIIDAHIHEDEGSSSLDLTSRGTTADSFSRSSGDELRVYATAISATGEYTAQFGGTVADGLAAVTTAINRITGIYESEVGIRFELVANNDQIIYTNAGTDPFTTANTFNDVITMATENQTAVDNAIGAANYDIGHVFGYSPAGLGGYGPGPVGLNGQKAMGATVLDVLDADVFYVDYVSHEIGHQFSANHTWSYCGGPNSEGTGAAVEPGSGSTIMGYAGICGVDDVAANSVPYFSAFSFEQIISYVDDTIPTVGTRITTGNAIPTVDAGADYVIPANTPFVLTATGSDPEGNALTYSWEQMDAGTGAPLASGDTGANAIFKFVEPTSDPSRYFPAYDDVLNNTLSVGETYPTTDRDLNFRVTVRDNNGTYTAINNDDMLVTVVDTGAPFQFTMPAGGENLVGGDLFTFTWDVAGTDAAPIDTQNVRITMSVDGGLTFTETVVDSTANDGSEELAIPNVASSLVRFRIEAIGNVFYDITDANVTVALGAGIGVSGVDVCGVALPEGTTSFAGAIGGNFFASNNAILDGANPGQLGYDEAILDFLRGSGTATEIPKSEYSIAVVGNGNVAWSFTNGTQEATGYERTDFYNINFIDPTVFNELISHDLIIILSGEDAVTDGLTDTEMALWATVENNIADAVNDRGLDLWVGASGGDTAYHDFLPTGALTAIAQTGLDPLDGFEVTVEGQLLGITDTMVDVGDATYYYSVVDSDLSTLEQRYVGEPISVAGANIAFYNDELMPAADVPGGTTQGLVGLAFEDLNMDGFHDPIEMGVGGAKFFIDYNGDGLIGLCEPTATANAAGQFVLRSAYSGTFEILPVPSPGAVVTTTTPIFVTIEDDGSATLSAPLEFGVIAGSDTGDSGLGGTTPVAQGAYLGASPIADDGVFFGNGIQKGTNTVSITSSVVHNNVVMNAWLDFNKDNVFTDNERIFTNVKLTPGQADYTFSIPSTVFDDSVLPDAARLAANMRFRVGPTLNIGATADDSFGEIEDYKVFISQDPDNGLVALDDVFTYEEDTDGQVFNVLANDSSFFNRSLTIVPGSVANISPVEVPPLDIYVSADGTRIIFDAAGVMDLTEDITFEYTVQDSAGVMETATVTLVAPVDPLAAPASASLLAFNNKTQAADVNNDGSITSLDYVTILKELRTAGSRSLPNFGSGSTNFNMFIDINADGRFSALDLLKMSDILATYNSHGESLEQEPVVSESVETLAAMPVIEVAAPIVEEEQAIVSPTAPVSQTYGKFQVVASDLVIASETGDSETVETQVVPDEITTELAFSSLESDQSDLLWSDSDDLELASSEGEAEDDVFADPEWDKELLSY